The segment GGACAGCAGCACGTGCACTCCGAGGTGATGCGGATCTGCAGGAGCAGTTCGCGCAACTTGCTCGGGGTGACCCTGCGACCGCAGCCAAGGCGCTTCGACTTGTGGAAGAACTGGCCTCAATGAGTCACGAAGACCTTGAGGCGATGAGGACGGCACTTGAAGAGTCCCTTCAGAACCTGAGTGACCTCGCATCGTATGCTGCAGAACTGCATAGACTGCCTGCGGACATTCACAGGACACTGGAGTCGTCATGGAAGCAGTATGACCTGTCTGACGCGGCAGAGCTGGCACGGTCAATCTCAAGAGCGACGGGACAGGACATCACGGAACGTCTGCTGGAGCAGTACGACCTCAACTTTGAGCAGGCCAGAGACAAGCGAGTTGACATGAGCCAGCTTGCACAGACCGCGATGAACTGCTCGTCTTGGAGGAGCCTGCTGAGCAAGGAGACTCGTCGTCTGCTTCAGGAGGCAGCGGTCAGGTCTAGTCCCACTCAGTTCCTCACGCGAGCATTGTCGGCAATGGCCCAAGACACGGAGCAAGTTGACAAGAAGGACATGACGGAGCAGTGGGAGCAGGCCATGTGCCAGCTCGCAGACGCCGCAGTGTCCTACACGCAGTCCAAGAGTCAGCTACGACAGACTGTCCGACACCTCTCCGGCAAGGGCGTGACCGCTTCCAATACAGCTATTGAGGCCGCTGGCAGACGTCTGGGGCTCTCCGAGACTGAGATCGCGGAGCTTCTCAACCCGAGTTTCCAAGTGGTCAAGTCGCTGGTGCAGCAGGGCGTCAGGGACTTTGAACGGCTGTACGACCTGATGACGCAGTCAAGCCTGTCAGGCGCGCAGTTGAATGAGATTGCATCCATTGCGTTGCAGACGGACAACAGAGCGGCGCTGGGTGCGGTGGCACATCTCGACTTGCGTGCAGCCCTAGGGCTGACAAGGACTGGCAGGAGCGAGCAGTCACTTTCTCCTCTCGACCCCTCACGGGTGGAGAAGGTCCTCGATGGTATCTTGGGTGGACCAGCAACCAACATTGTGAAGATGTGGTATACATATAGAGAGGAGCTGCCCGCGCATATCAGGGTCAGGCTGCGTGAGATCGCAAGGAGAATGCTACTCGACCTGGGTCGGCAACACGCAAGGTCGACAGTGGGCTCATCGATGCTGGGTGGAGTCCAGGAGTCGACAACAGTCAGGCCCTTCAGGATAGGCGATGAACCGGACCTCATATCTCTTGAGGAGACCCTCGAGGCGCTTCTGTCGCAGGGCAGACACAGCTTCGAGGTCATCGACCCGGAGGACCTTCTTGTCACCGAGACCTGCCAGGGTCACAGAGCATTCTTCTGGGCGCTTGACAAGTCCGGTTCAATGGACCAACCAGAGAAGCTGGGAATGCTGTCTGTATCAGTGATGGCGGGGCTCTTCGCCGTTCAGCGCGACGACTTCGGAGTTGTCCTCTTTGATCACATGACGCATGTGGTCAAGACCGTGAGAGAACGACACGTCTCTGTTGAGAAGGTCGTCTCGGACCTGCTGGACATAAGAGCCGGAGGCGGGACTGGAGGAGCCAACTCGATGCGTCTTGCGCTGGAGAACCTTGAGGAGTCCCGAGCAAAGGACAAGTTCTTCGTGTTTGCATCGGACATGTACCTGTCAGACACAGCTCAGTGTGTAGAGCTGGCCCGCAGGATGCGACTGCAGGGCATCAGGATGATAGTACTTGTCCCCAGGCAGGAGAAGGCATGGGCTGAGGCCGAGGAGATCGCAAGAGCGGCACACGGCGTCGTGGTTGACATCGCATCTGTCGATGAGCTTCCTCACAAGCTGCTGACTGCAATGGACCACTATTACTAGGACGGAAAGCCCGGCCGCGGTGCAAGGCTCTTGTCCCTCGCCTCTACCACCCACAGCCGATAGGCGCAGATGTAGTCTGCTCGGTCGACGTGCAAGAATCGGGAAGAGAAGAGGGATCGCATGAAACGCGAATACCGATAGAATGGACTCCCGGGCGGCACTATCTCCGCTATGCAGTTGAGCTGATAGCAGTTGCTTGCAATGTCTGGGTCTGATGACCACATGAAGTGAAGGGTCACACGTGGATCTCGCTGTATGTTCTGGTGTGTCCCTGTACCGAACATCTCCACTGCACTGAGTCGAAATCGGTCAATCCTCCGTTCATCACAGAACAGGTCTCTGTATACATCTATGCGTTCAGCAAGTGTGTCTTCAAACCTGCGTCCCTGCCATCCGAGCAGGGTGCCCTCCAGCTCCTCAATCTTCTTCTCAATGATCTCGTCTGTCAGAGTTGGGCGGACAATCTTTGTCGCAGTGTTGACGTGGAACGGCCTGCCTTGGTTGCAAGTGCAGACGGTGGGCTTCATCAGGCTCGATGAGTATAGTCCGTTGAGCTGCTCTTCGGGAGTGGCTCCGTGGTCCACAGCGGCGGCAAGGGCCTGTAGAAGTCTGTCCGGCACAACATTGAGTGGATAGCTCACTACGATGTCACCATGTTCCACTACTATCCGCCTCAGATCTCTGTCAACGAGCTTCACACGGATGCCGTCTTGTTCATACACGTCACCGACCTCGCAACGCTAGTGACCCTGTTTGCGCTCCAGCTATGATGAGTCCAACCCATTAAGGCTATGTATCACGTAGCACTCGTGGCAAGAAGTGACTTAAGCATCTACTGAGACAGTGCGAGAAGCCAAGAGCGTGGTCCGATGATAGAGACCTTCGAGATTGACTCTGAAGCGAAGATGTTTCCATCTGAAGAGAATGTCCACAAGACCGATTCCACAAAGGTGCTCGTCTACATAGACCATGAGAACAAGGTCGTGTATCTGTGGCGTGGTGACCATGCCGGAGTCATGAAGAAACTTGTCGGAACCCGCATTGCTGCTATGCTGAGCCACAAGTATCCCGCGTACCGCATCAGACCCATCTCGGAGGGAGCTGAACCGGCGGCCTTTCGGGCGCTCTTGCAGACGTGACGGGCTCTTCACACTGGTCCACGGCGTTCGTGCAGTCCTGAACAGGGCCCCGATACCTTATCATCATGTCAGTGGGTGAAGAGTCTTCTGTGGACCCGGAGGACTCTTGCGCACGGTGCTATGAGGTAGAATAGAGCCGCTGTGCATTCTCCCAGTAGATTCTTCTCAGCTGGTCATCGTCAAGGTTAAGGCCATTGATCACAGTCCCACCGGAACTTGCAGTGTCGGTGTCGGGGAATGGCAGAGGCATGCCTATGACGTCGGACTCGAACAATATGCGTTCGGACTCGTATCTTCCCGTGTAGTAGCTCTCGTCCAGCGAGTTCGCCACGCAGTCTGTGCCGAAGAGTATCCTGTCCGAGTGTCTTCTGATGAACGCCCTGGCAGCGTTGACATCTTTGCCGAGTTCTCTCGCCATCCATCTTGCAGAACCGGTATCCACAAAGAGGTTTGGGTATCTGTCGAACATGCGCGAGAGGTTGGCAAGACGGTGGGTCTCCGGTTGCGCAGCAAAGTGCGCCACTTGGAACATGACTCTCGGCGACCTGCCAAGCCTATCCTCCAGCTCTTGAAGGTGTTCCTCTTTTGTACCATAGAGCTTCACGTCAGAATACCGCTGTGCATAGTATGTGTCCGGATCGCTGACATGGATTAGCACCGGCAGTTCGTCTTCCGCCAGCGCATCGAATACCGGGTCAAACAGCGGGCTGCTGACCGGTGGCGCAGACGAAGCGAGGTTCAGTCTCTGCGACCAGAAGGGGGCAAAGTGCATCTTGGCGACAGAGAAACCCTCTTCCCGCATTGTCCTTGCAGCTCTCACCGCAGACTCCGTGCCGTGTGCAAACAGGTCCGCACTAAGAAAGTACTTGGCAAAGACAAACATCCCCGGGAACTTGCGAGCGATTGGCTCAATCGGGTGGCCGTGGACAATCAGAAGAGCTCTTCGAAGTCCATGCTGCTGCCCCACTCTCACGAGAAGACCAAGGGCATCCATGTTGACAACATGCGTGTGTGCATCGAATATGGGACCGTCATATCGGAGCATGCTGCGGGACATGCACTTATGCCCCTCCCGGACCCTTTTCAAGTTCTTGCTATGCCCAGCAGTTCTGACCGTATTGACTTATAAGGGCCTGAGTCCGGTGAATCTGTGACCAACTGTTAGTTGGATTAGGACATGATAATCATGCACGCGCTACGAATACTACTAGTTGCAGCCCTTGCCGGAATGGTGCTGATGACTCCGGTTGCAGCGGCCACATCGCAGGGACTTGCATGGGGTGTCAAACTGAATGATCAGTTCAACTTTGATATGGTTGTCAACGATGTAACCGGAGATGACGATGTCGACGAAATCATATACCTGCGAGTGAATACCGCTCCAGATGTCATCCCTAACATCATAACCAACTGGACCGAGATTCCAGATGTTGATCTCGATTTCAAGTGGGTAAATGGCACGGACATGGGCTTTAGTGTGCTTATCTTCCTGTTTCTGGCACTGGTCGGTATGAAGTTCGCAGTTCCCATAGGCAACTTCACCCTGATGACACAACTAATCACATCCATTCCAGACTACAGTGAAAACATAACCATCATCAACGACTACTATTACTGGGGCATGAAGTTCTCCGGCAGTTTTCTCTCCAACAAGCTTGAAGTGACGGGATCATATCTGAAGAGCGATGGATTCCTCGCCAAATACCTGGTCAAGACATACAACGGAACGGCAATCGACAAAGAGATGAATATCATTAGGCAGGGTCTGCCGTCGGACATTCAGGTACTGATCATGAACAACATCCTGTACATTGGCATAGGCGTCGCGGTCCTTGTCATACTAGGTGCTGTTGTCTGCAAGAAGAAGTAGCTGATTCTCGAGGGGCTGCAAGTCCCCTCCTCCTCTCTTTTTCTCTCCACTTGTTTCCCTTCCCAGTCAAGTGTCAATGGACATAATCCGGTGAGACTCAAGAGCCCGCCGTCAAATGAAGCAGATGATACTTCTACCGGTCTCTCTCTGGGAAGCGATTCAGCACGGTTGACTATCCATGAGCGGAGTGACTCGTGCGTTCGTCTCGGTACCACTAACCATGAACAGTGACCAAGTGTTTCGAAGAAGAGGCATTTCAACTGCTCTCGGGATTGTGTTCTGAGTCTGCCATGCATGCATGACCGGACCAACGCTCAAAGCCTACCTGACTGACAGCGAACAGTGTGCCAGAAGATCAGGCCCCAGTTCTGTGCATTGTAGTTGTACTTGCCATAGCCAGCGCGAAGGCCGTACAGCAGTCACGGTTCTGGTCGCCATATGGGACAGAAGGAGGCGATGTTCAGTGCATCTTCGAGCCAACTCGGTTCCACAGGTCTCTTGCGCTCTGGCGGGAAATCTGCACAATACGGCTCTCATCGGCCAGTACAAGATGCCCTTTGCTTACAACAACGCGCCCGTTGACAATGACATGGGCGACATCCCGAGCTGAGAACGTGTTCACGAGATGTCCGACAACAGAGGAGCTCGTGAGCGGAGTGGGGACCCGTGATGCATCAAGGACGACCATGTCAGCCAGATGCCCCACCTCGAGACTCCCTAGTCTGTCTTGCAGACCGTAGCAACGAGCTCCGCCTGTGGTGGCCATTTTCCAGACCTCATCGGGTCCGATGGCGCTCGGACTGCCAGATGCCAGTCGATGAACCGTGAGCGCGCATCGCATGTTCTCAAAAGGATCGAACACCCAGCCGTCGTTACCGAGACCGACAGGAATGCCTCGACGCAGCATTGCCGGGACTGGTGCAGTGCCCACAGCATTGAGCATGTTCGACATGGGGTTGTGAGCAACAGAGGCTCCGGAAGATGCAATCAGGTCCAGCTCGTGGTCGTCGACATGCACACAGTGAGCCAGCACAGTCCGAGGCCCCAGTGCCCCGAGCCGTTCGAGTCGCTCCACGGTCCTCTCGCCATACCTCTCCAGATTGTGGTACAGGTCCACAAGCCCCTCCGATGTGTGAATGGTCAGTGGAAGACCTAGTTCAGCAGCCTGACTGACTGCGGTCTCGATAAGTCCGTCACTCACAGTAAAGGAAGCGTGAATGCTTGTCATCAGCGATATCAGGCCGTCTTTCGCATCCGCTCGTGCCGCGAACCGCCGTGCTTCTTCCAGTCCTATGCGTGCCTCTTCTTCGCTGTTCCTCTCGGTGACCTCGAATGCTATCATCGCCCTCATGCCGGTCTCACTGGACGCACGAGCTATGGCATCCAGACTCCCACGGATGGAGTTCGGTCCCGAGTAGGTATCTGCGAAGAATGTAGACCCCGACAAGAGCATCTG is part of the Candidatus Thorarchaeota archaeon genome and harbors:
- a CDS encoding amidohydrolase family protein; this translates as MSRSMLRYDGPIFDAHTHVVNMDALGLLVRVGQQHGLRRALLIVHGHPIEPIARKFPGMFVFAKYFLSADLFAHGTESAVRAARTMREEGFSVAKMHFAPFWSQRLNLASSAPPVSSPLFDPVFDALAEDELPVLIHVSDPDTYYAQRYSDVKLYGTKEEHLQELEDRLGRSPRVMFQVAHFAAQPETHRLANLSRMFDRYPNLFVDTGSARWMARELGKDVNAARAFIRRHSDRILFGTDCVANSLDESYYTGRYESERILFESDVIGMPLPFPDTDTASSGGTVINGLNLDDDQLRRIYWENAQRLYSTS
- a CDS encoding amidohydrolase family protein, which produces MVRSTRKGHEMASIVVKNGLVVTCNKRERMVEGGYVRVDGNRIVDIGEGDPSEPSDQVIDASGGVIVPGLITAHTHLYGILLRGANLGISPPGDFAQVLQRVWWPVDEALRVEDAYASALAASAQMLLSGSTFFADTYSGPNSIRGSLDAIARASSETGMRAMIAFEVTERNSEEEARIGLEEARRFAARADAKDGLISLMTSIHASFTVSDGLIETAVSQAAELGLPLTIHTSEGLVDLYHNLERYGERTVERLERLGALGPRTVLAHCVHVDDHELDLIASSGASVAHNPMSNMLNAVGTAPVPAMLRRGIPVGLGNDGWVFDPFENMRCALTVHRLASGSPSAIGPDEVWKMATTGGARCYGLQDRLGSLEVGHLADMVVLDASRVPTPLTSSSVVGHLVNTFSARDVAHVIVNGRVVVSKGHLVLADESRIVQISRQSARDLWNRVGSKMH